A single Thermanaerothrix sp. DNA region contains:
- a CDS encoding methyl-accepting chemotaxis protein — protein sequence AGEHGRGFAVVAEEVRKLAEESAQAAKGISEMAEAISRDLNVVVEAVEDNAKGADQVKDLSNRVLEAFQRISESLSGISMAAQDMAATAEEEAASAQEIATAVRGMTERIREVTQASEVVKHQMGDVTSAAEQVAQGAVSLAELVRKINVELDRFRVKEGGQGVAAVSAAGVAAVPLPAGAA from the coding sequence GGGCGGGGGAGCACGGCCGAGGGTTTGCGGTGGTGGCGGAGGAGGTGCGGAAGCTGGCGGAGGAGTCCGCCCAGGCGGCCAAGGGCATATCGGAGATGGCGGAGGCCATATCGAGGGACCTCAACGTGGTGGTGGAGGCGGTGGAGGACAACGCCAAGGGGGCGGACCAGGTGAAGGACCTGTCCAACAGGGTGTTGGAGGCCTTTCAGCGGATAAGCGAGAGCCTAAGCGGCATATCCATGGCGGCCCAGGACATGGCGGCCACCGCCGAGGAGGAGGCCGCCAGCGCCCAGGAGATAGCCACCGCGGTTCGGGGGATGACGGAGCGAATAAGAGAGGTCACCCAGGCGTCGGAGGTGGTTAAGCACCAGATGGGTGATGTGACCTCCGCCGCTGAGCAGGTGGCCCAGGGAGCGGTAAGCCTTGCGGAGCTGGTGCGGAAGATAAACGTGGAGTTGGACCGGTTCAGGGTTAAAGAGGGAGGTCAAGGGGTTGCGGCTGTGTCAGCCGCTGGGGTCGCCGCCGTGCCCCTCCCCGCCGGAGCGGCTTAG